The window GACTGCTGGCGGGGGGCCGACGTCGGCCGCGACGGGTTCGGGCTCTACCGCTACCGACCGACCAGTTTCGCCAGGTGCTCCCGCGAGAAGAACGAGGTGGGACGGTCCATGTGGACGCCGATCTCGCCCGAGAGCGTCCGTAGTCCGAGTCGCTGTACCGGCTCCGGGAGCGAATACGCCCGACGGAGCCAGTGGCCCAGCGCGATCTCCCGAGAGAGCTCCGAGCGCCACGCCGACTCGTACTCCCGCAGCGTGCCCGGGTCGTCGGGGTCGACGGTCCGCGCGGCGCAGTCCGCGGCGGTCATCCCGTAGAGGATGCCGCCGCCGGTGAACGGCTTCGTCTGCGCGGCCGCGTCGCCGAGCAGGAACGCGCGTCGGCTATGCACCCGCTCGGGCGGGCCGATCGGTATCGCTCCCGAGCAGAAGTGCTCGGTCTCGACGCCGTAGGCGTCGGTGAGTCGGTCGAACAGGTCGTTGACCGAGCGCCCCGGCGGCGCGGCGAGGCCGTACTCGACGCCCGCGTCGCCGCGGGGGATGCGCCAGGCGAAGAAGCGCGGCGCGGTGAGGTGGACGTCGACGAAGTCGCCGTCGTCGGGGTCGGGGTCGAACGCGAGGACGCCGTGGAGGATCTCTGCGGGTTCGGGAAGCCCGCACTGTCGCCGCACCCGCGAGGTCGGCCCGTCGCAGCCGGCGACCATCTTCGCGCGGACGGTCTCGGTCCCGCCCGCGTTCGAGACGGTGAGTTCGACGCCGTCGTGGCGCTCGTCGACGTCGACGACGGTGTGTTCCTCGCGGACGTCCGCACCCGCTTCACGGGCGCAGTCGGCGAGCGTGCGGTCGAGTTCGACCCGGTCGATCACGTTCGAGATCTCCTCGCGCTTGTAGAAGGGGTAGGCCGCCGAGTCGGGGCCGCCGACGTGAAAGCGCGCCCCGTAGACGCGGTTCTGGAGGAGTCCCGCCTTCGCGTCTTCGGGGACGTATTCCCAGATGTCGGTGCTGACGTGCCCCGAACACGCCAGCGGCGTCCCGACGGTTCCCTGCTCGAAGGCGACGACGTCGTGTCCGGACTCGGCCGCGCGCCGGGCGAAGCGCGCGCCGGCGGGGCCGACGCCCACGACCGCGAAATCGTACATCACTCACCCATACCGGATCCGACGGCAAATACCTTCTCGGTCGACGCGGGGCCGACGGCTCGCGTCATCGGTCCTCGACGACCCGCGTCACCGGTCTTCGACGACCGCAAGCCCGCTCGCCGTCGTCCCCCGAAACGTCTCGGGCCACTCCACGTCGACGCGGCCGAAACTGTCGCCGCCGTCGCCTGTCCGGAACAGCCCGCGATCCGTGAGCGCGAACAGTTCGCCGTCGTCGGCGCCAGACGCCAGGACCGGCCGGAGGATCCCCTCGCCGGTCGGAACGCCCGAGTCGTCGAGGCGTTCCCAGTCGGCGTCGGTCGCCGTCTCTCCGCTACTGGCGGCGCTCCCGACACCGTCCTCCCGGCGGTACAGATACGACGCCGCGGAATCGGCGGTGTGCGCCCGACGGGCCCCCGCCGCCGCCGAGAGCAGCACGCGCCCCGGGTCGCCGGGATCGACCGCGACGCTCCAGCAGTAGCGGTGTTTCAGCCCCGCCTGCGGGAACGACCACGACTCGCCGCCGTCGCGGCTCTCGGCGTAACCGTCGCCCGCGGCCGCCCGGACGACGTCGGGCGCGTCGGGGTGGACGGCCATCGTGTGCGTGTCGCGGCGGGTCGACGGCGCGCGCTCCGCCCAGGTCTCGCCGCCGTCGTGCGTCTGGATCAGCGCGCCGGCCTCGACCGCAACGAAAAGGTGGTCCGGATCGGCCGGGTCGACCTCGATCCAGCGGACGTGGTGGGTGTCGGGGCGCGGCGGGAACGACCACGTGGGCGCGGAGGGGAGGTCGGTGAGTTCGGCCAGTTCCGCCCAGGTCTCGCCGCCGTCGACGGAGCGGTAGGCGCGGCTCGGTTCGGTTCCGGCGTAGACGACGTCCGGGTCGTGCGGCGAGACGGTCACGCTCGTCACCGACGGTTCGAGGACGCCCTCGCCGACGCGCTCCCAGGTTCGCCCGCCGTCGACCGAGCGGTGGAGACCGGCGTCGAACGTCCCGCAGAAGACGCGATCCGGAGCGTCGCTGGACGCGTCGAGGCACTCGACGTCGTCGCGCTCGAAGGTGTACTCGGCGGTCGGCCCGACGGCCGCGGTCTCGTCGTTCGACGCCGCGCGACCGTCGCCGTCGGTAGCGACGTCGCGGACGACGAGGACGCCCGCGCCCGAGGCGGCGTAGCAAGTCGTCATAGGACCTCGTACGGCACGCAGTCACTTGGCCTCGCCGGCGGGCTGGCACTGCGAGAGCCGGGACGGCGCGCACGCTACCGCAACGGGTCGTACGTGCATTTATATACGAAGCCGGGACCAGACGCGGCGTGATCTGAAGCCAGCCCCGCGTCGGGTCGCGATTGCTCGGCACGTCGGCGCGGGGAAAAAGCGACGGGCCGGGACGTCGCCGACGCGGGTGCCGACTGTTCGCCACCGTGCAACTGTGCGGCCGACAGCGACGCGTCGGCTCCGTGCGATTCGCCGACCGTTGGGTGTGATCCGGTCGGCCGGGGTCCGAACCGATTCAGTCGTCGTCCGCCGGCTTCGCGGGCTTACGCCGGTCCGCGCGCGGTCCCTCCTCGTCGATCGCGGGCAGGAGGTCGCGGAGGTACCGGCCCGTGTGCGACTCCTCCGTGCGCGCGACGGCCTCGGGCGTGCCGCTGGCGACGACCTCGCCGCCGCCCTCGCCGCCCTCGGGACCGAGGTCGACGATGTTGTCGGCGTTCTTCACGAGGTCGAGTTCGTGCTCGACGACGACGACGGTGTTGCCGTTGTCGGTGAGCCGCTGGAGCACCTCGATCAGCTTCCGCTCGTCCTCCTTGTGGAGGCCGGTCGTCGGCTCGTCCAGCAGGTAGAGGGTGTCGCCGGTCTGTTTCTTCCCGAGTTCCTCTGCGAGTTTGACGCGCTGGGCCTCTCCACCGGAGAGGGTCGTCGACGGCTGCCCGAGCGTCATGTAGCCGAGGCCGACGTCCTCGAGCAACTGGAGTCGGCGGCGGAGCTGGGAGTTGGCCTCGAAGAACTCCAGTGCCTCCGAGACTTCCATATCGAGGACGTCCGCGATCGTCTCGCCCTTGTATTCCACGTCGAGCGTCTCGTCGTTGTAGCGCGCGCCGTCGCACTCCTCGCAGGGGACGTAGACGTCCGAGAGGAAGTTCATCTCGATCTTCACGGTGCCCTGCCCGCCGCAGGCCTCACACCGGCCGCCCTTGACGTTGAACGAGAACCGGCCCTTCTCGTAGCCGCGCTGCTTCGAGAGCTTCGTCTCCGCGAAGAGCTTCCGGATGTGGTCGAACACGCCCGTGTACGTCGCGGGATTCGATCTGGGCGTCCGGCCGATCGGCGACTGATCGATCAGCCGCACCGTCTCGATCTCGTCGATCCCCTCGAGGGCGTCGTGGTCACCGGGATCGACGGAGGTGTTGTCGTTCATCTCGCGGGCCAGGCCCTTGTAGAGGATCTCGTGCATCAGCGTCGACTTGCCCGATCCGGAGACGCCGGTGATGGCGGTGAACTGCCCGATCGGGAGCGACACGTCGACGTCCTTGAGGTTGTGCTGGCGCGCGCCGCGGATCGTCAGCTCGGTCTCCGAGTCGCGGCGTTCCTCGGGGACGGGGATCTCCTTTCGCCCCGAGAGGTAATCGCCCGTGACCGATCCCTCGGCGTCGCAGACGTCGTCGAAGTCGCCCTGGACGACGATCTCGCCGCCGCGCTTGCCCGGGCCGGGGCCCATGTCGATGACGTTGTCCGCCCGGCGCATCGTCTCCTCGTCGTGCTCGACGACGAGCAGCGTGTTGCCGAGGTCGCGCAGGCCCTCGAGCGTGTCGAGCAGGCGGTCGTTGTCGCGCTGGTGGAGGCCGATCGAGGGCTCGTCGAGGACGTAGAGGACGCCGACGAGACCGGAACCCACCTGCGTGGCGAGTCGGATCCGCTGGCTCTCCCCGCCCGACAGGGTCGACGCCTCCCGGTCGAGCGTGAGGTACTCGAGGCCGACCTCCTCCATGAAGCCGAGGCGCGCGCGGATCTCCTTGAGGATCTCTTCGGCGATGGTGCGCTCGCGGTCGGTGAGCTCGTCCTCCAACCCCTCGAAGTGCGCCAGCGCGTCGCCGATGCTCATCCGGTTGACCTCGGTGAGCGCGGTGCCGGCGACGCGGACGTGACGGGACTGCTCCTTCAACCGCGTGCCCTCGCAGGCGGGGCAGGTAGTGACCGCCATGTAGTCCTCGATGTGCTCTCTGGTCGAGTCGGAGTCCGTCTCGACGTGCCGGCGTTCGAGGTTCGGGATGACGCCCTCGAAGCGCTTGGTCTTCCGCCGCGTCCCGTTTCGAGTCTGGCGCTCGAAGACGACCTCCCGGTCGGTCCCGTAGAGGAACTGCCGCTGCACGTCCTCGTCGAGGTCCTCGAAGGGGGTGTCGACGCTCACGCCGAAGTGCTCGGCCACCGAATCGAGCCGCGTCCGATAGTACGAGCGGTTGTACGACCACGCCTCGAAGACGTGCTTGATCGGCTTCGAGGGGTCGCGGACGACGAGGTCCTCGTCGACCTCCTTGGTCTGTCCGAGGCCCTCACACTCCGGACAGGCCCCGTGCGGGCTGTTGAACGAGAACGAGCGCGTCTCGATCTCCGAGAACTGGAAGTCCGAATTGGGATTGCCCAGTTCCTCGGAGAACTCCACGACGAGACGGTCGTCGCCCTCGCCGGCGAGCGCGCCCGTCGAACGCGTGTTCGAGGCGAACGGGACGTCCTCCGGGGGATCGGGAACGATCACCTTCAGGACGCCGTCGGCCTCTTCCAAGGCGGTCTCGACGGAGTCGGCGATCCGCGAGCGACTCGCCGGGTCGATCTTCACCCGGTCGACGATCACGTCGATCGTGTGGTCGTAGTTCTTGTCCAGGTCGGGTTCGTCGAGCGTCAGGTCGTACTCCTCGCCGTCGACCTCGACCCTCGCGTACCCCTCGCTCACGAGGTCCTCGAAGAGGTCCTCGAAGGCGCCCTTCTGGTCCCGGGCGACCGGCGCGGCGATCTTCGCGCGGGTCCCCTCGGGGAGTTCCAGCAGTTGACTCACCATCTCCTGGGCGGACTGCTCGCCCACCTCCTCGCCCGTGACGGGATCGTACTGCGTCCCCACGCGGGCGTACAGCAGCCGGAGGTAGTCGTGGAGTTCCGTCACCGTGCCGACCGTGGAACGGGGGTTGTTGGCGGCGTTCTTCTGGTCGATGGAGATCGCCGGCGAGAGCCCCTCGACGGACTCGACCTGCGGTTTGTCCATCTGTCCGAGGAAGTTGCGGGCGTACGCCGACAGCGACTCGATGTAGCGCCGCTGCCCCTCGGCGTAGACCGTCTCGAAGGCGAGCGACGACTTGCCCGACCCCGAGAGGCCGGTGACGACGGTGAACGTCTCGCGCGGAATCCGGACGTCGAGGTCCTTCAGATTGTGCTCTTCGGCACCGCGAACCTCGATGAAGTCCTTGCTCATCTACGCTCGGGTATGGAGAGCGGAGAGGAAAGTTCGTCGGTTCCGGCGGTCGAGGGCGATCCGTCGACCGCGGACGGAGGCGGCGTCGAAGAGACGCGCGTCAGTTCGAGAAGATCGGCCTCAGTCCCGAAGACCCGCGTCAGTTCAGTTTCTCCCGCGCGACGCCGACGCCCGTGGGGGCGATGATGATCTGGTCGTCGCCCTTCTGGGCGATGTCGCCGTCGACCTCCTCGGCCACCTGCCGCAGGTCGTCGATGATGTGTTCCATCGTGCTGTCGGAGGTCGTGTGTCGCGTGATGTCCGCGATCACGAGGTCCCCGTCGTAGACGGCGTCCTTGATGGCGATGACGTCCTGCTGGCCGCTGATCTTCGCGATCCGGACGCTCATTCCGGCCTCACCGCGGGAGGTTTCGACGCCCTCGACGTCGAGATCGAGGTACTCGTCTGTCGAATGCTGTCCGCCCCCGCTGATGATCTTGCTCATAATCCCCATACCTCTCTCAAACGGGAGTACCACGTTAGTTCTTACGTCAGACGAGCGTCTGACGCGCGGCGTGGGATCGAGGAGTCCGACGCGCGGTGCTCGGTCGGGGCGCCGACCGTTCGAGACGATTCACACGACGAACTCGAAGAGGTCGTCGCCGACGTGGTGGACGGACTCGACGACCTTTCCCGAATCGCCGGTCATCTCCTCGCCGTCGACGAGCGCTCGGCCGATCGCGAGGACCTTGCCGTGGGTTTCCTCGGCGATCGTGACGAGGTCGCCCTCCGAGACCCCCGCGTCGGCCTCGACGATGCCCGGCCGCATCACGTCCGCGCCGTCGCTGACGAACGAGATCGCCCCGGCGTCGACGGTCACGACGCCCTTCGTCACCCCGTGGCGGTTCGCGCCCTGGACGGTCAGGAAGGCCTCGTCCTCGAACTGCACGACGTCGCTCTCGCCGTCGACGAGGACCACGTCGAACGGCTCGTCGGCGAGTTCGACCATCTCGTAGCTGTCGCCGTCGAGTTCGACGCCCGTCTTCGACTCGATCGCGGCCTCCAACTCGCCGATCTCGTCGGCGCGGAGGTGGTGTCGGGATTTGACTTCCATATCCGGTCGCACGGCGCGCCGGCCGATAAATGGCGCGACACGGGGCAGTCTCTCGCGCGCCCTCGCTCCGCCGGTCTCTCGGTTCAGTCGCACCGCGTCGGCGCGAGTGCGCACGCGGACAAACGCTAAGTGAGGGTGGTGCCTGGGTACGCGTATGTGGCGCTCCCGGAACACCCGGGACGGGACGACGGTGGTCTGCATCGCCTGCGGCACGTCGCTCCCGCGCTCGGAGGCGCGCGAGTACGACAAGCACGGCAACCGCTGGGAGAGACACGGCAAGTCCTTCGAGCACCTCTGTAAGGAGTGTTACCGCGGGCTCTGTCACCAGCCGCGCGGCGAACTCGAAGCGCTCCTGATCGACGTCGAGGAGACCGTCGCGGTGGACGCCGAGCGAACGCCGGCGCTCGATTCCGAGAGCGACTCCGAGCGGACGTCGACGCTGGATACCGAGGCCGAGCCCGAGGGAACGTCGCCAGCCGATTCCGAAACCGAAGTCGGGCGGGAGCCGGGTCCACAGACGGCGTTCCTCTCCGAATACGTCCGGACGGTCGAGGAGCGATACGGCTCTCCGGGAGAGTCCGAATCCGAGCGGGACTCCTGACGCCGCTCGTGGCGTTTGCAGGTCGTCGCTCACTCGATCGACCGCGTGCGATCGGATGCGAGATCAGTCGCAAACGCTACTACGGCGCCCGACGACGACCGCCTCGCGGATCTCCAGGGCGGTCTCCAGTTCCTCGCGCCTGTCCGTCCGCGTCCCGATCCGTCTGAGTTGCTGGGCGTGCGCCCGCCGCACCGCGTCGACTTCGCGCTCGGGGAGGCCGAGTTCGGAACCGACGTCGGTCCAGTGGCCGTCGGGAACCAGAAAGACGGCGCGCTCCTCGTCGGCGTGAGCGCGTTCGTAGGAGCGGGCGTACGCCTCGAACTGCGGATCGAGGTGCGACTGCACCTCCCGCAGCAACGGCGCCAGGCGCTCGGGAGCGACGCTGGCGGTCGCGCCCGTGTACATCAGTACGTCGCCGTCGAGCGGGAGCGCCTGAGGCTCTCCCGCCCCGCCGGTCGCGTCGGTTCCGTCGGCCCCGCCGTTCGCCCCGCCGCCGTCGCTCACGTCACCCACCGGCGCGCATCGCCTTCTGGGAGAACCGATCGATCAGGTCGTCGAGGGCGGCGGGGTCGCCCTCGAAGACCACCGTCACCTCCGTGAGCTTCAGCGTCGGGCCGATCGACACCTTCTCCGCCGACAGCGACGCCGCCCAGTCGTCGGCCTCGACGCGCTCGTCGCCGACGGCGTCGCCGCCGAGTTTCTCGAGGTAGTGGCGCGCCAGTCTGAGCGAGATCCCCCGGAACGACTTCTCTCTTCTCACCCGCGCGTCGCTCATCGCGCCCTCCCCGGAGCGCCACCGGCGACCGGCGGGAAGATACTCAGCGTGTCGTCGGACTCGACTGGGGTCTCCGTCCCCCGCTCGTGTTCGACGTCGCGGCCGTTCAGGAGCACGTTCACCTGCGGTCGCACCGCGCCGTCCTCGAGGATCTCGCCGGTCAGGCCCTCGAACTCGTCTTCGAGCGCGACGAGGACGTCGCCGACGGTCTCGGCGTCGTACTCGCGGGTGATAGTCTTCGTCCCCACCGCCTCCCGAAAGGTGGCGAAGAACCGCAGTTGAACGGACATACTCGACCCTGGGGCGGGGCGGGCAAAAAAGTGCGCGCCCGTGCGGGGCGAGTACCGCTCTGGCCGATCAGGCGCGGGGGACGGTCAGCTCCGGTCAGCGGTCCCCGAACCGGATCCCGTCTTCGACGAGGCGGTAGTTCCGCTCGCGGTCGATGTGGGCGGCGAGCCAGTCGTGCTCGTAGATCTGTGCGATCAGTTCCGCGTAGAGGTTCCGCCAGGCGATGGCGTAGATCGGCGACTGCCCCCACGCCCTGAGTTCGGGGACGAACCCGTCGTAGGTCTCCATCCGGTCTTCGAGGTGTTCGACGACGTCGACGGCGTAACTCGCCGCCTCCGCCTCGGAGTCGGCGGAGTCGATCGCGTCTTCGAGGCTCCCCTCCAGTCCCGCGACCGCCTGTTTCATGTCCGCGGCGGCGTTGTCGCCGTCTTCGGGCAGCGATTCGAGGACGCCTCTGGGGACGCCGAGTGAGAGTTCGCGGTCGGTCTCCGACGCGTCGTCTGTCATACCCCGACCGAGGGCGGCCGGCGTGAAAAAGTCGCCGTCGGCGAGCCGTCGCCGGGGGGCCGCGGTTCACTCGTCGTCCGTCGGCCGCGACGGCGTCCGGGATTCGTCGTCGTAGATCCCGACGAGGTCCCGCTGTGCGTCGAGAGTTTCCGGACTCAGCTCGGCGACGAGGTCGTCCTCCCGACGGTCGAGCGCCGCGTGAATCCCGCCGTCCGGCCGCGCGACGAGCGAGCGCCCGGCGTAGGCGACGGACTCGGCGTCGGGGACGTCGCGACGCCCCGTCCGGCCCGCGCCGACGACCCAGCGGACGCCGTCGAGCGCCCGCGCGCGGAGGAGCAGCGTCCAGTTCTCGCTGTAGGCCCCCGGCCACGCCCCGACGACGAACAGCGCGTCGACCCCCTCGCGGGTGAAGGCGGCGCTCTCGCCGACGAAGTTGAGATCGTAACAGGTGAGGATCCCCGTCTCTCCGACGGGCGTGTCGACGACGGTCCGCTCCGAACCGGCGTCGAGCACCTCGCGCTCGCCCTCCCACAGGTGTCGCTTCCGGTAGAACGTCCGCGTCCCGTCGGGGGAGACGTAGGCCGTCGTGTTGTAGAGCCCGGTACCGTCGGTTCCGCTCCCGTCGTCCCCGCGTTCGACGAACCCCACGAGGAGGGCGGTCTCCGAGTCGCGTGCGAGCCTCGCGACGCGGTCGAGTTCCGGTCCGTCCCGGGAGAGCGCGACGTCGACCGCGCGCCCGTCGGCGACGAATCCGGTGAGCGCGTACTCCGGGAAGAGCGCGACGGCGACGTCCTCGGGGAGTCCGCGGACCCGCGCTTCGACGGCCGCGAGGTTCGCCTCGACGTCGAGATCGGCGAGTGCGAGCTGGCAGGCGGCGACGGTCGCAGACATACCCCGACGCACCGTCGGCGGAGACAAAAAGCGTCCGCCGTCGCGGCCGTCGCGACTGTCGCGACGTTGCAGCCGGCTCGCTACCGTTCCTCGACGTGCCGCACCTGTACGGCCTCGCCGCGGGTCGACCCGACCATCTCCGAGCCGAACATCTGCGCGCGGCCGACCGCGAAGGCCTTCGGGCCCTCCACGACGACCTCGTCGCCGACGCGGATGTCCTCGTCGGCGTCGACGACGCCGGGCGCGAGGACGCTCCCGTGCGGGACGAACTCGTCGATCTCGACGCGCTTCGTGGGGGCGTCCGACTCCTCCCAGACGCGCGCGCCGGCGAGCGTGAACGAGAGGACGCCGTACTGCGGAACCATCGTCGCGAGTTGCTCGCCGGGGCCGCCGTCGTCGCCCTCGCCGTCGCCGTCTCTCACCTGCAGTTTGGGGTAGCGGCTCGTCGTCTGCAGGTCGACGTCGGCGAAGAGCGCGTCGCCGGCGTCGGGGCCGAGTTGGTAGTCCGCGAGCGCCTTGATCGTGTTGTGCTGGCGCTTCCGTTTCCCGTACTTCAGTTCGCCGTCGAGCGTCGACATCAGATTCGCGATCGACTCGGTCGTCGTCGGGTGGTCTTCGACGGTGTACTCGAAGTCGATGTCGACGTCGCCCTCGACGCGCTCGACGATGTCGCGGTAGCCGCCGTCGGGGACGTGCGCGATCACGCGCGGGTAGTCGTTGCGGTCGAGGTAGCGCCGGAACACGTCCGCGACGAATGACTTCTCGTCCTCGGACCACCGACCCGTCACGACGGAGTCGTAGTGCTGGGCGGGGTAGGTGAGTTCCAGTTCCATCGGGACGACGCCGATGGGCGAGGTCATCGAGACCTGGTGGCCGCGGTACTGGATCGCGTCGTGGAACTGCGCGTGGCTCTGCGATTCGCTGTAGGGCTTCGTCGCCGAGCACGGGACGAGCACGAGCGGGTTCTCGAAGCGGTTGCGGTACCGCTCGGTCACCCGCTCGGCGAAGCGCTGGATCTCGACGCGCCGCAGGGTGTCTTCGGTCGCCGCGGCGAGTTCGGTGTCGCGGACGACGGGCGTCCGCTCCTCGACGTAGCCGTACTGCTGGTCGAACTCGCGGAACGCCGCGGTGAGCCACTGGTCGTGGCGCGCCTGCCCCTCGACGTAGTCGCGCAGGCGGCCGTCGCGGATCCGACGGCGGACCGTCGCCAGTTCGGACTTGAGCGCGTGCTCGTTGTGATCGGCGCAGTCCTCGCGGTCGAACGCGGCGGCGCGCGCGGCGTTCGTCTCTGCCGCCTCGGGGTCGATGTCGAGGCGCTTGCCCTGACACGCCGGGCACGAACACGGCAGTTCGTCTAAGTCCTCGAGGAAGTACTCCCCCTCCGAGGTGAGGTAGAACCCCTGGAGGCCGCGGACCCGCGCCCGTTTCGCGTCGAGGAGGTCGACGCCCGCATAGACGAGGACCGCGGCGTTCCGCGGCGTCGCGACGCCGGAGAGATACAGCGCGGTGTCGGCCGGGAGCGACTCCCGCGCGGCGATGATCTCCTCGCGGAACGCCGAGGCGTGGCCGACGAAGCCCTGCGCGTCCGAGAGGATGTAGGCGTCCGCGCCGTAATCGGCGGCGGTTTCGGCCGTCACGACCGCCGCGCTCGGGTAGTCGACGTCGGGGTAGTCGACCGCGAACGTCTCCTGAACGCGCTCGTCGGTCCCGGCGGGGAACGATCGGTGGGGCAGCACCGTCAGGATCTCCCGATACCCCTTGGGGATCTCCCGCTCTCTCGTCCAGAGGCTCCCCCCGTCGTCGATGCTGTCGTCGACGAGCGCGGGCGTCGTCAGCGGATCCGAGAGCCGGAGTTCCCCGAGCCGGGCGGCCCCGTCGCGCCCGTGGACCTCGAAGTAGTCGGTCATACTCCCGTATGTGCCGTCGAGCGTGAATTATCTGTCTGTTCGCGAGCCCGTTAGCGTCCCGCCTCCATCCAGGCTGATTCGGCCCGCGCGCTTTTGCCCCCGGCACCCGCAGCGAGAGGTATGCACGTCACCGGTCCGTGGTCCGCCGAGGAAGCTGGGGCGTTCCTCGACGCGACCCGCGTTCCCGTCCGGCTCGGGTGTCACACGCCCAGCGACCACCTCTGGATGCTCTCGCTGTGGTTCGAGTGGGTCGAGGGCGACGAAGCGAACGCGGGAGCGGCCCCGACGGACGCGGGGACCGCCTCGGCCGAGGTCGAGCGAGGAACGAGCGCAAGCGACGCCGCGACCCCCGAACTCCGCTGTGCGACGGGTGCCGACGCGGCCGTCGTCGAGTACCTCCGCAACGACCCCGAA is drawn from Halobellus limi and contains these coding sequences:
- a CDS encoding cell division protein SepF, translated to MGIMSKIISGGGQHSTDEYLDLDVEGVETSRGEAGMSVRIAKISGQQDVIAIKDAVYDGDLVIADITRHTTSDSTMEHIIDDLRQVAEEVDGDIAQKGDDQIIIAPTGVGVAREKLN
- a CDS encoding ubiquitin-like small modifier protein 1 — its product is MSVQLRFFATFREAVGTKTITREYDAETVGDVLVALEDEFEGLTGEILEDGAVRPQVNVLLNGRDVEHERGTETPVESDDTLSIFPPVAGGAPGRAR
- a CDS encoding geranylgeranyl reductase family protein, whose amino-acid sequence is MYDFAVVGVGPAGARFARRAAESGHDVVAFEQGTVGTPLACSGHVSTDIWEYVPEDAKAGLLQNRVYGARFHVGGPDSAAYPFYKREEISNVIDRVELDRTLADCAREAGADVREEHTVVDVDERHDGVELTVSNAGGTETVRAKMVAGCDGPTSRVRRQCGLPEPAEILHGVLAFDPDPDDGDFVDVHLTAPRFFAWRIPRGDAGVEYGLAAPPGRSVNDLFDRLTDAYGVETEHFCSGAIPIGPPERVHSRRAFLLGDAAAQTKPFTGGGILYGMTAADCAARTVDPDDPGTLREYESAWRSELSREIALGHWLRRAYSLPEPVQRLGLRTLSGEIGVHMDRPTSFFSREHLAKLVGR
- a CDS encoding RNA-binding protein: MEVKSRHHLRADEIGELEAAIESKTGVELDGDSYEMVELADEPFDVVLVDGESDVVQFEDEAFLTVQGANRHGVTKGVVTVDAGAISFVSDGADVMRPGIVEADAGVSEGDLVTIAEETHGKVLAIGRALVDGEEMTGDSGKVVESVHHVGDDLFEFVV
- a CDS encoding pyridoxamine 5'-phosphate oxidase family protein, translated to MHVTGPWSAEEAGAFLDATRVPVRLGCHTPSDHLWMLSLWFEWVEGDEANAGAAPTDAGTASAEVERGTSASDAATPELRCATGADAAVVEYLRNDPEVAFEVSTNEPPYKGVRGRGTASIEPDTDKRLLRSLFERYLGGTDNDLGDFLLDPDREEVRIRIRPERLHSWDFTERMADVSAVDADE
- a CDS encoding carbon-nitrogen hydrolase family protein; translation: MSATVAACQLALADLDVEANLAAVEARVRGLPEDVAVALFPEYALTGFVADGRAVDVALSRDGPELDRVARLARDSETALLVGFVERGDDGSGTDGTGLYNTTAYVSPDGTRTFYRKRHLWEGEREVLDAGSERTVVDTPVGETGILTCYDLNFVGESAAFTREGVDALFVVGAWPGAYSENWTLLLRARALDGVRWVVGAGRTGRRDVPDAESVAYAGRSLVARPDGGIHAALDRREDDLVAELSPETLDAQRDLVGIYDDESRTPSRPTDDE
- the uvrA gene encoding excinuclease ABC subunit UvrA, coding for MSKDFIEVRGAEEHNLKDLDVRIPRETFTVVTGLSGSGKSSLAFETVYAEGQRRYIESLSAYARNFLGQMDKPQVESVEGLSPAISIDQKNAANNPRSTVGTVTELHDYLRLLYARVGTQYDPVTGEEVGEQSAQEMVSQLLELPEGTRAKIAAPVARDQKGAFEDLFEDLVSEGYARVEVDGEEYDLTLDEPDLDKNYDHTIDVIVDRVKIDPASRSRIADSVETALEEADGVLKVIVPDPPEDVPFASNTRSTGALAGEGDDRLVVEFSEELGNPNSDFQFSEIETRSFSFNSPHGACPECEGLGQTKEVDEDLVVRDPSKPIKHVFEAWSYNRSYYRTRLDSVAEHFGVSVDTPFEDLDEDVQRQFLYGTDREVVFERQTRNGTRRKTKRFEGVIPNLERRHVETDSDSTREHIEDYMAVTTCPACEGTRLKEQSRHVRVAGTALTEVNRMSIGDALAHFEGLEDELTDRERTIAEEILKEIRARLGFMEEVGLEYLTLDREASTLSGGESQRIRLATQVGSGLVGVLYVLDEPSIGLHQRDNDRLLDTLEGLRDLGNTLLVVEHDEETMRRADNVIDMGPGPGKRGGEIVVQGDFDDVCDAEGSVTGDYLSGRKEIPVPEERRDSETELTIRGARQHNLKDVDVSLPIGQFTAITGVSGSGKSTLMHEILYKGLAREMNDNTSVDPGDHDALEGIDEIETVRLIDQSPIGRTPRSNPATYTGVFDHIRKLFAETKLSKQRGYEKGRFSFNVKGGRCEACGGQGTVKIEMNFLSDVYVPCEECDGARYNDETLDVEYKGETIADVLDMEVSEALEFFEANSQLRRRLQLLEDVGLGYMTLGQPSTTLSGGEAQRVKLAEELGKKQTGDTLYLLDEPTTGLHKEDERKLIEVLQRLTDNGNTVVVVEHELDLVKNADNIVDLGPEGGEGGGEVVASGTPEAVARTEESHTGRYLRDLLPAIDEEGPRADRRKPAKPADDD
- a CDS encoding WD40/YVTN/BNR-like repeat-containing protein, coding for MTTCYAASGAGVLVVRDVATDGDGRAASNDETAAVGPTAEYTFERDDVECLDASSDAPDRVFCGTFDAGLHRSVDGGRTWERVGEGVLEPSVTSVTVSPHDPDVVYAGTEPSRAYRSVDGGETWAELAELTDLPSAPTWSFPPRPDTHHVRWIEVDPADPDHLFVAVEAGALIQTHDGGETWAERAPSTRRDTHTMAVHPDAPDVVRAAAGDGYAESRDGGESWSFPQAGLKHRYCWSVAVDPGDPGRVLLSAAAGARRAHTADSAASYLYRREDGVGSAASSGETATDADWERLDDSGVPTGEGILRPVLASGADDGELFALTDRGLFRTGDGGDSFGRVDVEWPETFRGTTASGLAVVEDR
- the arcS gene encoding archaeosine synthase subunit alpha, with the protein product MTDYFEVHGRDGAARLGELRLSDPLTTPALVDDSIDDGGSLWTREREIPKGYREILTVLPHRSFPAGTDERVQETFAVDYPDVDYPSAAVVTAETAADYGADAYILSDAQGFVGHASAFREEIIAARESLPADTALYLSGVATPRNAAVLVYAGVDLLDAKRARVRGLQGFYLTSEGEYFLEDLDELPCSCPACQGKRLDIDPEAAETNAARAAAFDREDCADHNEHALKSELATVRRRIRDGRLRDYVEGQARHDQWLTAAFREFDQQYGYVEERTPVVRDTELAAATEDTLRRVEIQRFAERVTERYRNRFENPLVLVPCSATKPYSESQSHAQFHDAIQYRGHQVSMTSPIGVVPMELELTYPAQHYDSVVTGRWSEDEKSFVADVFRRYLDRNDYPRVIAHVPDGGYRDIVERVEGDVDIDFEYTVEDHPTTTESIANLMSTLDGELKYGKRKRQHNTIKALADYQLGPDAGDALFADVDLQTTSRYPKLQVRDGDGEGDDGGPGEQLATMVPQYGVLSFTLAGARVWEESDAPTKRVEIDEFVPHGSVLAPGVVDADEDIRVGDEVVVEGPKAFAVGRAQMFGSEMVGSTRGEAVQVRHVEER